Below is a window of Quercus robur chromosome 6, dhQueRobu3.1, whole genome shotgun sequence DNA.
AACCAAACTGATCAGTGGGTCCGGACACAGTCAAAACTGAGTTCAATTTTTATTACCGTTGTGCCATCCGAATCATCTGTGTTTAAAATCACAGCCGAGcatgtttcaaaaaatatatttcaaacatGGGTTTTTGAACAACCATTTCTAAACAGCCCTATTTTAAACTCTGCCACCAGatatattatttcaaattttggacattagtgttcagtgtttaaacacttaaCACTGTTTTCAAATGACAAACCAAACGGGCTTGTTGTCATTTGAAAAGAAGGGAAGATGGGTCTAGGATAGATCTTCAGGAAGTACTGCAGTAGCGCCAGCCTTATAAGTTAGTAGgataaaaaaaagtaggaaaaaagaaaaagaaaaataaggtaCTTGACTCGTGAAACTTGAGTACTGTAAAGAATAGAGGAGTATTTGATTTTCATAATATCAAGTATCATAGTACTATTTAAAATTCGATtttatgaaattcaaatataaaaaaaatgataatttgctaaacatttttaaaacaatactaatttctcataaattttatcaaaacgtgttatttcactatttttaccTGAGCACCTTGCTTGCtctactttaaaaaatttatttggcttttattgtttgtttaataaatgCAATATCCGTTGTACCCTTATCATACGAGTAGGCTAGatattttgagaatttgttttgtctttttcctATGCAtctagccaaaaaaagaaagtttagaTGCTTATGTTAAACGTAATGACTTTTTTGTCCTTGAAAAGTAGCTAGTCAGTGTTGAACCGTTGATGGGTAtgtttgtcttttaattttttaaacctttatcttttaaattttaattagcaACAATCAGATGATTCTTTATCTCTCTGTTGTCTTTTTGTTCAGCTACCAACCTTgcgttttaaaaaaattgtgttaacGGGCACCGACatcttttttttacaatttattttgtactattttgtaactttttgCAGCTTTATACTAAAAATCTTTTTGCagctttttgaatgaaaaattaacaatttatatATTGCATCTTggtcaaactcaaactcaaagcTCACTGCGCACTGGACCACTTTGCAGCCCAAACTTCTCCGCACGCACTTCAAAAGCCAAAGCCACGTCGctgtcttatttttttaatactattcttGCCAATGGGTAGACGCCATCTGTGCATGTACCACCCCAACTACGGTCCCATCAAAGTCCATGACGCTGAAGTAGTACTAGTagtcgaagaagaagaagaagaagaagaagataacacAGTCACAAAGGGTGTGAGCTAATTTGTGCAGAGGAGATTAATGTCATGTGAGTGACTTCAGACttctgttttgtttgtttgtttttattaatgGGTTTTCATATTAGTATAGTATGTTGCTTTAAGGTCTGCTTCAAGAAATTGAATGAGGATTTTTTCTTGATAAGGAAATTGAATGCGGATTAGTGCAAGGTATTGaagtatttttataaaatcattatatttcaattaatgattgaatgcttatttaagtgaaaaaatgaaatcaaatttattttcgtTAATAACAGATTGGTTTCAAATCAAAATGGTAATATCATCAGTTTTCTTTCTAATAAGTTTGTATTCATTTGAGAGTCATTTCCCATTATTTTTAACGTTACCATATTTGATTCAATATGATTACCGTTTACTATCCATTTGATAGGATAGTCAAAGCAATAGTAAAGTAATAAGTTTCATTGGGtaagaaactaaaatatttgattCAACTATCCATTTGATAGGATAGTCGAAGCAATAATAAAGTAATAAGTTTCATTGGGtaagaaactaaaatattaaagatTAATGGGtgttgtttggatttgttttgcCATGTCCTGAACTATGATATTTACGCTGTTTAtaattcattcataaataatataacaGAGTGGCAGAGTTTGGTTTTCATGTGGGAAATGTGATGAAGCTGGTCCTAAAGATTTGTAATACCTGTTAATGAAGTAATTATTCAGTACTATAGATGCAATGTTCCATCTCACATGATGATAGGtcccattaattaaattcttaATAGGATCTATTATTCATGTAAGAAGAGTGAGCACTAGCTCTGGAgtattcaaaaaattttcctgtCCCAATGAGTTTTAGTTCAAGTAACACTTCTCTTCTTGTAAAAAATGAGACGGAAGGTTAGGTCATGGATTCAAGATCCTCTAGACAAGTgagtaaattattaatttaaaaagaaaaaaaaggcataaTATGGGGTATAGCAAACTGGGGATGCATCATAGACACTTAGAAATAAACACAAGAGGAAAGCTTACATGTGAACACTTGCCTGGAAATATGGAGGAAAACAAGGATGTTATGTGCTAATACTTAGATTTGAAGCCCACTGATTTACTTATTTTAGTCTGTTGAGGCATCAGATTTACAAGGGTGGAATTAACTGGATTTGGTAAAGGTAGAAACAATAATTATGTAACTTTACTTGATCATGAATGCTTATTGCGCTCGGGTGCTCAGTTGCACAACATAGTATGGTAATCCACAGATTTAAAATCTCCAAGTTTAAGATTTTGTACGTGAAAAGGGTGCACGGTGGGATTAGGATGTTATAATAGATTATGGCCTTGTTTGGAGTTATTGTTTTGGTGATACTACTTATAGTTAGTTATAATGAAAGCTTATCAAATTCTACACACCATATAGACTGACATTAACTTGTTGCCTATCAACACGTTTAGCATTGATGACCTTCTCATATGGTTCACAttaattgcattttttattttattttttatattcagaTCATGATAAAGCTAATTTGGTCAGTggttattaattttgttaaagttaccTATATTTTCTATGTGCTAGTTGAGATCAACTACATAGAACTCAGTCTACTCTGGAAAAGATATTTAAAGAAACTATGCCCCCGCTTGGTATACCCactcaaacacatgttttcagtttttaaataacattacacatatttctaCACGCTTTTTTATCCATATGTATTTCTACACATGTTTTCAGATTTTAAGTGCTTGTACCAAACATCCCCTGTATATGTGAGGCATTGACCTATTTCTATTCTACACATCAACCCTGTTGTGCAAGagtgaaaaaagagaaagaaaaaaaaaaaaaagactcttcTTCCACCCTGTATAATGGCCCCTAAACCTTCAACCACAAGAACATGCAAGCACCTAACCAACAGTGCCACATAGGGGACTAGTATTAGGCCTCTCCTTGATTGTGCAAAGTAAATCTTCTAGCAAAATAATCTGAGATCTTTTGCTCTACTTGATGGCATCTACATGTAAGTTATCTAACTCCCTCTGATCATAACAAGTTTTCTTGGGGAACTAAACCCTCTTGTATCTCTTGGCTGcagctcatttttttttatggcctGCCGTtacatttctcttttttatgCTGTTGCGTCCAACTTCAAGCCTTAATGCTGTTAGTGGTCCAACCAAACGTAGACATGAGGTAATTGTGGCACATCATGGTGCTGTTGCCACTGATGATCGTCGATGCTCCAGAATAGGGATGGAAGTTCTTCGGGAAGGAGGTCATGCTGTTGATGCATCAGTGGCTTCTGCTCTTTGCTTGGGGGTTGTAAGCCCAGCATCAAGTGGCATTGGTGGAGGAGCCTTTATGCTTCTCAGGCTATCCAGTGGGAAGGCACAAGCCTTTGATATGAGAGAAACTGCCCCCTTGAAAGCTTCTGAGGTAATCCAAATATCTTTACTTAAATCTTCTTTGGATTGGTTTTGAACTTGAGTGCAAACAGTTCCTATTAAGCTCAatattgtaagttgtaacaaaaGAATggggtttctttctttttatacttcCTTACAAGGGTTACATTACAATTGGcactttttaataaatttcttacatgttaaaaaagaaaaaaaaatgacatatttttattttttctatctcATTCATGTCTACTGTTGAGGAGCATTTGAGTTGTATGCTTTGGTTGAAGAGCTCTTATTAGTTAGTACTCAATTTCTATTACAATAATGGACCTTGTTTACCTGATCAGAAGCTTGCACCAGTGTTTGGCTAGATAAAATTCTGCACCTGAAAGACCCAAGACAGTCAAAACATTGCCTAGCTGAATGGATCTTAACCATCTTATAATTTGTGTAATTTCCCATGTTTATCCATTTCATCTACAAAACTCAATTTCTTTTCCATGAATGGTCTTCTATTTAGCTCTGTCCAATTCTGCCCCCCAACTTCCCCATCACCACCCCATCCcccaaaaaatgaaagagtgcACATGCATGTCCAAAGATTATGACCCAATAATCcgtataaataaaatttagtagTTGCAATTAATACATATCTGCATAGTTTATATTTCGAACATGAAGACATCTGGGAAACTTACCATTTTAAGATACAGATGAAATTGACATATATTGAAATTGTAATTGTGAACTCATATTGCTTGTTAAACTTTATGTTCTATGTAAATGATTCTTGAAATCATTCTCTTACATGGTTATTCATTATCAGAATATGTATGCTGGAAATGCTACTCTGAAACGTAAAGGTGCCCTCTCCATAGCAATTCCAGGGGCACTTGCAGGCCTTTACAAAGCTTGGAAACAACATGGAAGGCTTCCTTGGAAGAGGCTTGTGAGGCCGGCTGAGCGTCTTGCTCATTTGGGATTTAAGATATCACCATATCTCCACATGCAGATGGTCAATACAGAATCTGGGATCTTGGCCAATAAGGGACTCAGAGATATATTTACTTCAAATGGAAGTCTTTTGCAGGCAGGTGATATCTGTCGCAATGAGAAACTATCAAATACActaagaaaaatttcaaaatttggtcCAGTGGCCCTGTATAATGGCTCAATTGGATTCAATTTGGTTAGAGATATTCAGAATGTTGGAGGCATACTGACAATGAAGGATTTGCAAAATTATAAAGTAAAATTGAAAGAACCAATATCTGCTAACATTTTAGGGCTTAAATTGCTTGCAATGCCTCCTCCTTCAGGGGGTCCTCCAATGATACTCGTGAGTATATTTCTGATCAGCTATGGTGTCatattctttcctttctttctctttttttttttttggatttttattacCCAGCTTTATTTGTCTGCTACCACAGATGTTAAACATTCTTTCTCAATATGCCATCCCTTTGGGCGTATCTGGCACACTTGGGTTCCATCGAGAAATTGAGGCTTTGAAACATGTATTTGCTGTGAGGATGAATCTTGGTGATCCTGACTTTGTTGATGTGTCAAAAGTTCTAGCTGATATGCTCTCTCCTAAGTTCGctaaagaattaaagaaacaaataaatgacAATATGACATTTGATCCTAGTCTTTATGGTGGCAGGTAAGCTGCTTCATTGGTAGAGAATTGGTTTGTGTATAAGATTTTAAAGATAAATAACTTATATccaacttttttatattatattatattgatttttttgaagaaCTTAGCTTTGTGCTGTCTTAAATTCTTGCATGTAATTTTACAGAATCCAATCTTGTTGTGTCATCTTAGTGCCAAAGTTAAGGTCTTaaatttagttcaatttttggttcttttatgaaaaaattgaagtgtCTAATCCAGAAAAGCGATGGTTGCGTGTCAAAGATTGAACTTTTTCTGGTTTATTTTTCTGGTGATGCTCCTCAGACATTGAATAAATCATCAATTTGCGGTCCATGTTAGTTGTGTCACAATTTAGGTGGTAATGAAAGTGTCCATTTGAGTATTGTGGAGATGTAATAAATCTAGGACGAGTATGAAGATGATTTATAAAGCATTATAATCTTGACATTGTACGTGAGATTTATTCTAATTAGACATTCAGTGTTGCTTACATAGAAATATTTTTTGCCTCAAGATTTAAATtggttgacttttttttttttttgaaaaggccACTTCTCATTCATTTGGGTGGTTGAAATATAATGAAAATGTCTATAATAGAGGCTGCAATTTAGATATTATGGGCAGAAGTTAATGCTTAACTATAACTGTAACTTGTCTTTACCTCTTCATGTCTATCATTTTTGGTTGTAGAAGACCGCCATATATATTCACAATTTAGAACCCAAATGTTTATGCTAAATGTTGTTTTCTAACAGATGGAATCAGATCCATGATCATGGCACCAGTCATCTTTCTATCATAGATCATGAGCGAAATGCTGTATCCATGACTGCTACTG
It encodes the following:
- the LOC126733193 gene encoding glutathione hydrolase 1 isoform X1, with the translated sequence MASTSHFFLWPAVTFLFFMLLRPTSSLNAVSGPTKRRHEVIVAHHGAVATDDRRCSRIGMEVLREGGHAVDASVASALCLGVVSPASSGIGGGAFMLLRLSSGKAQAFDMRETAPLKASENMYAGNATLKRKGALSIAIPGALAGLYKAWKQHGRLPWKRLVRPAERLAHLGFKISPYLHMQMVNTESGILANKGLRDIFTSNGSLLQAGDICRNEKLSNTLRKISKFGPVALYNGSIGFNLVRDIQNVGGILTMKDLQNYKVKLKEPISANILGLKLLAMPPPSGGPPMILMLNILSQYAIPLGVSGTLGFHREIEALKHVFAVRMNLGDPDFVDVSKVLADMLSPKFAKELKKQINDNMTFDPSLYGGRWNQIHDHGTSHLSIIDHERNAVSMTATVNAYFGSLFLSPSTGIVLNNEMDDFSIPMNVSADLPPPAPANFIRPGKRPLSSMSPTIVLKDEQVQAVVGASGGGMIIAGTAEVLLNHFARGMDPLSSVMAPRIYHQLIPNVVYYENWTTVIGDHFEVPADIRVALQKKGHILQSLSSGTICQFIVQDVGTSKKNGGIGKLVAVSDPRKGGFPAGY
- the LOC126733193 gene encoding glutathione hydrolase 1 isoform X2 encodes the protein MSSHFFLWPAVTFLFFMLLRPTSSLNAVSGPTKRRHEVIVAHHGAVATDDRRCSRIGMEVLREGGHAVDASVASALCLGVVSPASSGIGGGAFMLLRLSSGKAQAFDMRETAPLKASENMYAGNATLKRKGALSIAIPGALAGLYKAWKQHGRLPWKRLVRPAERLAHLGFKISPYLHMQMVNTESGILANKGLRDIFTSNGSLLQAGDICRNEKLSNTLRKISKFGPVALYNGSIGFNLVRDIQNVGGILTMKDLQNYKVKLKEPISANILGLKLLAMPPPSGGPPMILMLNILSQYAIPLGVSGTLGFHREIEALKHVFAVRMNLGDPDFVDVSKVLADMLSPKFAKELKKQINDNMTFDPSLYGGRWNQIHDHGTSHLSIIDHERNAVSMTATVNAYFGSLFLSPSTGIVLNNEMDDFSIPMNVSADLPPPAPANFIRPGKRPLSSMSPTIVLKDEQVQAVVGASGGGMIIAGTAEVLLNHFARGMDPLSSVMAPRIYHQLIPNVVYYENWTTVIGDHFEVPADIRVALQKKGHILQSLSSGTICQFIVQDVGTSKKNGGIGKLVAVSDPRKGGFPAGY